The sequence CGGCGGCGCCGGGCAGATCGAAGCGGAGATCCGGGTCGTCGAAGAGGCCAGGGTCGCCGGGGTGAAGAGGCTCGTGAAGCTGTCGGTCTGGGGCGCCGCGGGCGAGGCGTACTCGTTCGCGAAGATCCATCGCCCGATCGAGCGCGCGGTGGAGGCGTCGGGTCTCGCCTGGACGTTCCTCAGGCCGAACGGCTTCATGCAGAATTTCGTGACCTACATGGCGGATTCGATCAGGGCGCAGGGCGCCTTCTACCTGCCCGCGGCGGACGCGAAGATCAGCCATATCGACGTGCGCGACATCGCGCGGGTCGCGGCGCTGGCGCTGACGACCTCGGGCCATGAAGGCAAGGCATACGAGCTCTCGGGTCCGCGGGCGTTCTCTTACAGCGAGGCGGCGGACATCCTCTCTCGCGTGCTCGGCAAGGAGGTGCATTATGTGGCGGTGTCCGACGAGGCGGCGAAGGCCGGTATGGTCGCCGGCGGTATTCCCGATCTCTATGCCGATGCGATGATCGACCTCAACCGGCTCTACCGGAGCGGCGCCGGCGCCGGCGTGACCTCGGCGGTGAAGGACGTCACCGGGCGCGAGCCGATCGACTTCGAGCGGTTCGCCGTGGATCACGCGGCGGCGCTCCGCTGAGGTGGCGCGCTTCGAGCGTCCGGTGCTCTGGATCTAGAATTCAGCCATCAGCCCTATCGACGGGTAGACGATGAAGCTGTCGAGATCGAGCGCGACCGTCCGCTGACCGAGCACCGTGAGCTCACCGCTCGAGAAGATCTCCGCCATCGTCAGCTCGAAGCCGAAGAATACGTGTTTATAGCCGAGCGCGACGCCGGCCTGGCCGCCCACGTAGAAGCCGGTGCCGGAGAACGACGCGAGCTCCCGCTCGCCCGGATAGCCGGTGAAGGCGGGCAGGTCCAGGACGAGCGACGTGCCGAAGGTCGTGAACATCAGGCGCGGGCCGCCCCAGACCCGGTACCATGTGCCCGCCTTCCCGATCTGGATGGGCAGGTCGACCTGCCATCGCGTGAAGTCCTCCAGCTCGACGATGCCAAGGATGCTCCCGACAGGGAACTCCATCACGTAGCGCCCGATGCCTGCGCCGGCCGTCAGATCGACGCCGTGCTCGTCGCTCTTCAGGAGCTGGTAGCGGGTGCCCAGGCGGAACGCGCTGCCAGTATACCGGAGGTTGAGCTCCCAGCGGTCGAGCGCGGTGTAGCCGATGCCGATGTGCGGCGTGACCGAGGGCGGGTTCAACGCGAGCGCGCCGCCCGCCTCGAAGAGCGCCTGCCGCTCGGCCTCGGACAGCTCCCGTGACTCCGCGACGTCCGCCAGCACGACGCCGGCGTCCACCATCGACGCGAGCGCGCCGGTCGGGATCGAGACGTCGAGCCCGAGCTCGGCCTGGACATGGCCTTTCTTGGCCACATGGGCAGGCTGGAACGTGGAGAGCGCCGGCGCGCAGCCGCAGGTCCACAGGGCGAGCACGGCGAGGGTGCGAGGAAGCATCGGCCGATCACGGTATCATGACCGTTCTCTCGAGGCGCGCGTCGACGAGGGCGCGCCGTCCCGTTGCCGTCGGCGTCGGCCTGACGCACGTGAAGGTAGCGACACCCGACTGAGCCTCGCGTCCGGGCCCTCGATCCCGAGGTGTCCGCTGTCCGGCTTACCGGTCGTCGCGCGGCATGCCGGCTCTCGCAGGCGTCCAGGCGGGTGGGTCGCTCGCAGGAAAGGATTGCTGACAGGCCTCTTCCACGACGTCAGCCACGGGCACGGCCGGCGCGACCCGCGCCGCAGCTCGCCTCGCGCGCTGCTCCTTGGCCGGGCGCGCTTCGTCGCCTGGCTCTCCCGAGCCACTCCAGGTCGTCCGCGCCTGCGCGTGCCCCATGGTGCCTCCTCCGCCCACGGACATTGCGCCTCGCTGCCGCGGTGGCAAGCTCCCGCACCGCGCTGTCGATCTCGGACGACCGGGCAGGCTGCTGCTGCCGGAGCGCAGCGCTCGAGCCGACATGACGGCGTGGCGATCGAGCGGAGGCGCTCGCGGGAGGAGCCCACGATGGACAAGGCGAACCAACCGTTCCGAGTCGGGATTTCAGGGTCCTACGGCGGCATGAACCTCGGCGACGAGGCCATCCTCGATGGCATCGTCACGCAGCTCCGGGCGTCGATACCAGCGGAGATCACCGTGTTCTCGCTGTGCCCGGAGGACACGAAGGCGCGCCACCAGGTCGAGCGCGTCGTCCCGGTCCGTGAGCTCACACGAATGGAATCGACCGCCGAGATCGAGCGCCTCGATCTCTTCGTCCTCGGCGGGGGAGGCATCCTGTACGATCGGGACGCGCCGGTCTATCTGAGAGAGGCGCTCATCGCGGAGGAGCGCGGCGTCCCCGTCGTGATCTACGCCGTGAGCGCCGGGCCGCTGTCGGACCCGAGCGCGAAGCAAGCCGTGCGGGCGGCGCTGAACGCCGCGGACATCGTCACCGTGCGAGACAAGCAGGGGCGTCGCCTCCTCGAGGAGGTGGGGGTGAACCGCGAGATCCGCCTCACGGCCGATCCGGCCCTGCTGCTGCGCGAGGAGGCGCTGCCGATCGAGGCCATCCGGGCCGAGGGGGTCGAGTTCGAGCGGCACCTCGTCGGCTTCTCCGTCAGGGAGCCGGGCCCGGCGGCGCCCGACATCGACCCTGACGAGTACTATGGCCTGCTCGCCAACGCCGCCGACTTCGTCGTCGAGCGCCTCGACGCGGACGTCGTGTTCGTGTCCATGGAACGGACGGACGTGCAGCACAGCCACGCGGTCGTCGCCCACATGAAGAACGCCGAGCGGGCAGAGGTCTTGAGGCGCCGGTACACGCCGCAGCAGATCCTCAGCCTCGTCGGGCACCTCGAGTTCGTGGTGGGCATGCGCCTCCACTTCCTGATCTTCTCGGCGCTCCGCGAGACCCCGTTCGTGGCGCTGCCCTACGCGTCCAAGGTCGCGGGGTTCATCGAGGACCTCGAGATGGAGACCCCGCCCCTCGGGAGCATCAGCTCCGGGCAGCTCATCGCCAGGCTCGATCGCTCGTGGGACACGCGTCACGAGATCCGCGCGAAGATCCGCCGGCTGCTCCCTGGCCTGAAGGCCAGGGCGAGGGAGACCAACCAGCTTGTCACCGAGCTCCTCGCGCGGCGAGCTCCGGCGGCGCAGCCCGTGCGGAAGAGCGCGTGAGCGCGGGGAGCTGGCGATGGACGTGATCCGGACCGACGTCGCCGTCATCGGCGGAGAGCTCGGCGGCTGCGCGGCTGCGCTCGCGGCGGCGCGGACGGGCCGCCGCGTCGTCCTGACGGAGGCGACTCACTGGCTCGGGGGCCAGCTGACGAACCAGGCGGTCCCTCCGGACGAGCACCCGTGGATCGAGGACATCGGGGCGACCCGGAGCTACCGCGCGCTGCGCCAGGGGATCCGCGAGTATTACCGCAGGCATCTGCCGCTCACCGCGTCGGCCAGGGCGCTCCGCGAGCTCAACCCCGGCAACGGCTGGGTCAGCCGCCTTTGCCACGATCCGCGGGTCGCGGTGGCGGTCCTGCACGAGATGACCGCGCCGTATCGGCTCAACGGGCGCCTCCTCGCGCTCCCTGCTCACCGGCCCATCTCGGCGTCGACGCACGGCGATCGGGTGACCGGCGTCGTGGTCCGAGGGCTCGAATCGGGGCGCGATGTCCTCCTCGTGGCCGACCTCTTCATCGATGCCACGCCTCATGGCGAGCTCCTCTCGCTCGCGGGCGTGGAGCACGCGCTCGGGGCGGAGTCGCGCGCGGAGACCGGAGAGCCGCACGCCCCCGACCGCGCCGATCCGGGGGCCCAGCAGGCGATCACCGTGTGCTTTGCGATCGAGCACCACCCGGGAGAGGACCATACCATCGACAGGCCCTCTCAGTACGAGCGCTGGCGCTCCCTCGAGCCGCCCGGCTGGCCGGGACGGCTGCTGGACTGGACGGCGGTTCGACCCGATACACTCGAGCCGCTGACTCGAGGTCTGTTCGCCGCGGAAGACCGGCATCCCTGGTGGAGCTTCCGGCGGATCCTCGACAGGACGGTCTTCGAAGCGGGGTTCGCGCCGAGCGACATCACCATCGTGAACTGGCCGCAGAACGACTATTGGTTCGGGCCCGTCTGCGGCGTCGACGAGGCGGAGGCCGCGCGGCACCTGGACGCGGCGCGGCAGCTCAGCCTGAGCCTTCTGTACTGGATGCAGACCGAGGCGCTTCGTCCAGACGGCGGGGTCGGTTATCCAGGCTTGCGCCTCCGCGGGGACGTGGTCGGCGGCACGGTCGACGGCCTCGCGCCGGCGCCCTACATCCGCGAGTCCCGCCGGATCCGGGCCGAGCTCACGGTGCTTGAGCAGCACATCGCGTATCCGCTCCGGCCCGACGGCCCTGCGACGTTCGAGGACAGCGTCGGGATCGGGTGTTATCGCATCGATCTGCACCCGCGCGTCGGGGGCGCCGGGTACCTCGATCTCGGCTGCTGGCCGTTCCAGATACCGCTGGGGTCGCTCATCCCGGTGCGGGTGGAGAACCTGTTGCCGGGCGGGAAGAACCTCGGCGTCACGCATATCACGAACGGCGCCTACCGGGTCCACCCCGTGGAGTGGAGCGTCGGCGAGGCGGCGGGGCTGCTCGCGACGTTCTGCCTGGAGCGCGGCGTGCTGCCGCGGCAGGTGCGCGCCCGGCGCTCGCTCCGGGAAGAGCTCCAGGCGCTCCTGGTCCGCGAGGGCATCGAGCTGGCCTGGCCGGCGCTGAGGCCGGTATGAGCCAGCGCCGCGCCACGGCGTGTGTCGGCGAAACGACCGCGCACCGCGCTACGACGAACGGGGGAGCTTGACGCGGAACGCGGTGCCCTCCTCCAGCGTGCTCGTGACCTGGATGGAGCCTCGGTGCGCGTCGACGATCGATTTGACGATGAAGAGCCCGAGCCGTGGTGGTGTGCTCGTGCTGTGCGCGTCCCCGAGCCAGTTGCTCCAAGGCAGGAAGATTTCAGGCAAGTAGCCAGAGGGCGCTGCGTCGGTCCTGCCCGCGCGCGCCGCCCTGGCACGCGCCGCGCGCTTGCCCGATACTCCGCGCATGCGCCCCGGGGACCTGCTCGCAGGTCGCTTCGAGCTCGATCGCGTCGCAGGATCCGGGGGAATGGGCGCGGTCTATCGGGCCATCGACCGCGAGACCGGGGAGCCGGTCGCCGTCAAGGTGGGGCTGCACGCGGAGCACGCGGAAGGCGAGCAGACCGAGCGGTTCCGCCGGGAGGCGCGGGTCCTCGCGGGGCTCCACCACCCCGCCATCGCGCGGCACGTCGCCCACGGCGTCACCGCCGAGGGCCGGCAGTACCTGGCCATGGAGTGGCTCGACGGCGAGGATCTCGCGGCGCGCCTCCGGCGGGGGCCGCTGGGCCTCGACGAGAGCCTCGCGCTCGCCGCGCGCGCCGCCGAGGCGCTCGGCGCCGTGCACCTGCGCGGGGTGGTCCACCGTGACATCAAGCCGGCGAACCTCTTCCTGCCGGGTGGGGACGTCGCGGCGGTGAAGATCCTCGACTTCGGGATCGCGCGGGCCTCCGACGTCACTTACACGCTGACCAACCCCGACGCTCCCGTCGGGACCCCCGCCTACATGGCACCGGAGCAGGTCCGCGGCGAGCCCGACATCGACGCGCGCGCCGACCTGTACGCGCTCGGGTGCGTGCTGTTCGAGTGCCTCACCGGGCGGCCGCCGTTCGTGGGGTCGCACGTCGTCGCGCTGCTCACCAAGGTGCTCTTCGCGCAGGCGCCCCGCCTCCGCGAGCTGTGGCCCGGCGCGCCTCCGGCGCTCGACACGCTGCTCTCGCGCCTCCTGGGCAAGGATCGGCAGCTGCGGCCCGGGGACGCGCTCACGATCGCGGCAGAGCTGCGCTCACCGGAGATCCGGGAGGCGAGCGCGGCGCCCCTGGCGCCGTCGGTCGGGCTGACCACGGCCGAGCGGCGGCTGGTCACCGTGGTGCTGGCGACGCGCCAGCCCGAGCCGGCGCGGCCTCCACAGCCGGCGCAGGCCGTGGCCAGCGACGAGAGCACGGCACCCGCGCGCGGCCTGACCCATCAGCGCCGCTGGCCGCTCGCCCTTCTCCGAGAGATCCGGAGGACCGCCGACCTGCACGGCGCGCGCGTGGAGCTGCTCCAGGACGGATCGATCGCGGCCCTGCTCACGGGGGCCGAGGCGCCCACGGATCTCGCGGCGAGCGCGGCCCGGTGCGCCCTCTCGCTCAAGGCGCTGCTGCAGGCCTCCGACGTGGCGCTCGCCACGGGCTGGGAGGTCGTGGACGGGACCCAGCCGCTCGGGACCGTGATCGACCGCGCCGTCGCGAACCTCACGGCCGCGGAGCGGGGCGCGGAGGAGGCGCTCCGGCCGATCGCGATCGACGCGATGACCGCGTCCCTCCTCGGCCCGCGCTTCGAGGTGGCGCACGGCGAGCGCGGGGCGGCGCTGCTCGGCGAGCAGGAGCCGCTGGAGGAGGCGCGCGCGCTGCTCGGCAAGCCGACGCCGTTCGTGGGGCGGAGCAGCGAGCTGCGCTGGCTCGAGCTCCTCTTCGACCAGTGCGCCTCGGAGCCGTGCGCCCAGGCGGCGCTCGTGATCGGCGCGGCCGGCGTGGGCAAATCGCGGCTCCGCATCGAGCTCGCGCGCAGGATGCGCGGCCGCGAGGCGCCGCCCCAGATCTGGACGGCGCAGGGCGACGCGGTGCGGGCCGGGGCGCCGCTCGGGCTGCTCGCCCAGGTGGTGCGGCGCGCGGCCCAGATCGCGGAGGGCGAGCCCCGGGAGCGCGGCCGGGAGAAGCTCGCCGCGCGCGTCGCGCGATCCGTGGACGCCGCGGAGCAGGCGCGGGTGACGGAGTTTCTTGGCGAGGTGATCGGCGCGCCGTTCCCGGACGCGGATCGGCGCGAGCTGCGCGCCGCGCGGCAGAACCCGATGCTCATGGCCGACCAGGTGCGGCGCGCCTGGCTCACCTTCCTGGAGGCGGAGTGCCGCGCCGGGCCGGTGCTCCTGGTGCTCGAGGACCTGCACTGGGGCGACCTGCCGACGGTGCAGCTCGTGGACGCGGCGCTCGGGCAGCTCCGGTCGAGCCCGCTCCTGGTGCTGGGGCTCGGGCGGCCCGACGTGGACGAGGTGTTCCCGGGGCTGTGGGCCGAGCGGGGCGCGACCGCGATGCGGCTCGGGGCGCTGCCGGCCCTCGCCTGCGAGCGGCTGGTGCGCGCGGCGCTCGGGGAGCAGGCGCCCGCGGCGCAGGTGGAGAGGCTCGTCCGGCGCGCGGCGGGGCACCCGTTCCTGCTGGAGGAGATGCTGCGCGTGGCGGCCGAGGGCGCCGAGGGCGCCGAGGGCCGCGACGCGGGCGAGGCGCCCGAGACCGCGCTCGCCATGGTGCAGGCGCGCCTCGAGGGGCTCGATCTGGAGGCGCGCCGGGCGCTGCGCGCCGGGAGCCTGCTGGGCGAGGTGTTCTGGTGGGGCGCGATCGCCCGGCTGCTCGGGGTGGACCGGGACGACGCCGCGCTCGCGGGCCGCCTCCTCGCGCTGGAGCAGCAGGAGTGGATCGCGCGGCGGCCTGCGTCCCGGTTCCCGGGCGAGGTGGAGTACGCGTTCCGGCACGGGCTCGTGCGCGACGCGGCGTACATGATGCTCACCGAGGCGGATCAGCGGCTCGGGCACAGGCTCGCCTCCGAGTGGCTGGAGCACGCCGGGGAGCGGGACGCGCTGGTCCTGGCCGGGCACTGCGAGCGCGGCGGCGAGCCCGAGCGGGCCGTGCGGTGGCTCTGCGCCGCGGCGGAGGAGGCGCTCCGCGGCAACGACCTCGCGGCCGCGCTCGCGCGCGCGGAGCGGGGCGTGGCCTCCGGCGCGAGCGGGCGGGATCTCGGCGCGCTGCGCCTGGTCCAGGCCGAGGCGCACCTGTGGCGCGGCGAGCTGTCGTCCACCGAGGCGCGCGCGACGGAGGCGATCGCGCTGCTCGATCCGGGGTCGGGCGCATGGTACCGCGCGCTCACCGCGGCCCTGCTCGGCGCCAGCAAGCAGGGCGCCGTCGATCGCGCCGGGGCGTGGGCCGAGAGGCTCGCGGCGACGGCGCCCGCCGAGGAGGCGCTGAGCGTGGTGGTGCTCTGCCTCTCCGGGTGCGCGGCGGAGCTCATGCTCGCCAACCAGCACGCGACCGCCGACGCGCTGCTCGAGCAGTGCCTGCGCCTCGCGGGCGATCCTCCGACGGTCGACGACGAGGCGCTCGGCGGGCTGCACCAGGCCGTCGGGTTTCGCGCCGCGCTCGCGGGTGACCACGCCGCCGCGGTGGACGCCCTGGAGGTGGCGGTCGGGGCGTTCGGGCGCGCCGGCGACCGCCGGCAGGCCTGCTCTGTCCAGCTGAACATGGGCTTCATCCTCACGGAGCTCGGCGCGCTCGAGCGCGCCGAGCAGCTGCTGCGCGCGGCCGTCGCCCAGGCGACACAGATGGATCTGCACGAGGTGCTCCCGACCGCGCGGCAGAACCTCGGGAACGTCCTCCTCCAGGCGGGCCAGATCGACGAGGCCCGCGCGCTCCTCGAGCAGGCCATCGACGCGTCGCGCCGGCAGGGCAACCGGCGCATGGAGGGGCTCTCGCGCGCGTACCTCGCCCGGGCGGCGCTCCTCTCGGGCGACCGCGAGGCCGCCGCGCGCGAGGCCGGCGCGGCGGCGGCGCTGCTCGACGTGGCGCCGCTCCTGCGCGCGGTGGCGCTGGCCCTCCTCGCGCGCGCCCGGATGGGAGGGGAGCCCGAGGGGGCGGCCGAGGCGCTCCTCGACGCGCAGGAGGCGTTCCGCCTCATCGAGGACGCGGGGATGGCCGAGGAGGGAGAGTCGCTGATCCGCCTGACCTACGCCGAGGCCCTGCGCGCCGCCGGCGAGCGCGAGCGCGCCGCGAAGATGATCGAGGCGGCGCGCTCGCGGCTCCTCGAGCGCGCCGCGAAGATCGGCAGGCCGGCGTTGCGGCAGAGCTTCCTGGAGAGCATCCCCGAGAACGCCCGCGCGCTCGCGCTCGCCGACGCGTGGGCTCTGGAGCGCCAGGGGGCTGTCGCCTGAGCGCCGCGTCACCCAGGTGCCCTGTGGATCCGCCTCGCTCGAGCGGATCACACCTACCCGCCGCGGGTGTGCATCTCCAGGTGCGCGTCGCGCTTCAGCTGGATGGCCGGGAGCAGCGCGCCGCGTGATCGGTCGGCGAGGCGGGCCTCGGCGCCGCGGTCGGAGCGAGCGCCCCACACGCGGGCGACGATGGCCTTCATCTCCTCCAGCGAAGCGCCCTGCCGGAGCGGCTCGCGCAGGTTGGTGCCGCGCGGGGCGTAGAGGCACAGATACCACATCCCGTCGGCCGTCAGCCGGCAGCGATTGCAAGCGCTGCAGAACGGCTGTGTCGTCGAGGAGATGATGCCGAACGTCGTCCCGCCGGGGAGCGCATACTGGGCGGCCGGCGCCGTGCCCTCGCCCGAGATCGCCTCCACCCGGCCGTAGCGGCGCGAGAGCGATCTGAGGATCTCGGCGCGCGAGACGACCTTGTCGTGCGACCACTGGGTCGCGCCCCCGACGTCCATGTACTCGATGAAGCGGACCTCGGCGGGGATGGTCTTGCCGAGCTCGATGAGATCCGCGAGCTCGTCGTCGTTCACGCCGCGGATCACCACGGCGTCGATCTTGGTGTCGGTGAACCCGGCGGCGGGCACGGAGCGCAGGCCCTCGAGGACCTGGGCGTGGGTCGTGCGGCGGGTGAGCGCCTTGAAGCGCTCGGGGCGCAGGGTGTCGAGGCTGACGGTGAGGCGGCGCAGGCCGGCCGCCCGGAGCCCGTGGACGTGCTCGGCGAGGAGCACGCCGTTCGTGGTCATCGCGATGTCTCGTATCCTGGGCTTGTCGGCGATGAACCGCACGAGCGTCCTCAGATCGCGGCGCAGCAGCGGCTCGCCGCCCGTCAGGCGCACCTTGGCGGCGCCCAGCTCCGCGAAGACGTCGACGAGGAAGCTGATCTCCTCGAACCGGAGGATGTCATCGTGGGGGAGCCAGGCGTACTGTTCCTCCGGCATGCAATAGGAGCAGCGGAGGTTGCACCGATCCGTGACCGAGATTCGCAGATCGCCGATCGGCCGGCCGTGCACGTCGACCGTCGACGTCTGGCCCTCCGATCGCCGGGCACCGGCGGCACCTGGGAGCGGCATTGTCGCGAGCATGCCACCTTCCTCCTGCGTCCACCTGGCCGATTTCACACATCGATGGCAGCGCCGAGCATGCAACGCTGATGGTGTTCCAGGCGCGGCCCCGCAAGGGAGGGCGGCCGCGTTTCCAGCTCGCGGAAGGCGAGACTCGATGGAAATCAGTCTCCTCCTGATCATGTTCGACTCGACGGCACTGCGATCCACTCGGCCCCCGACGTCGGCTGGTCGCTCGCGATGACCTCCGCAGAGCTCAGCCGCTCCGCGTTCGAGCTCGAGCGTGTGCGATGCCTCAGCGGAGCGGGGATGATCGATCGGGCGTCGCGGCGTCGAGCTTCATGGGATGGTACGTTTCAGCCATGGGAAACACCGTCAACTTGCTCGCCTTCGGAGGCGCGCGCGACATCGTCGGGGCCTCGGAGGTACGCTTCGAGCTGAGCGGCCCCTGCACGGTGGAGGAGTTCATGGGCGAGGTGTGCCGGCGCTATCCGGCGCTCACGCCGCATCGGCGCTCGATCCGCCTTGCTGTCAATGGGACCTACGCCCATGCGGACGAGAAGATCCGCTGCGGTGACGATGTCGCGCTGATCCCGCCGGTCGCCGGCGGCTAGGTCGGCTCACGGCGGCGCGGCGCGGAAGCGCAGCGGGAGCCGCGTCAGCCGTGCTGCTCGCCAGCGCCCGGCTGTTGACGACGGGCAGGACCGATGCCGTCGCCGCGGCTCGTGTGCGCGCTCGCCGGAGGGAGCTGGGTCGCGGCGGGAGGTGGCGCCGCCGCTCACTTCACGCAGGTGCGCTTGTCCTGGAAATCACAGCTCGGCACGCCGGCATTCACCACCGTCTGGGTGAAGCCAGGGTAACAGATCGGGTCGCACGTCGCGTAAGCCCCGCTCGGGTACGGCACCGCGCCGCACGAGATCCGATCGTAGATCCCGGCGCAGTAGCTCGGCCCGCTCTGCGAGCTGCTCACGTACCAGCCGGGCGGACAGGCGACGGAGGCGTCGCAATGCGCGAAGGACGCCCGCGTGGCCCAGGGGATGAGCTCGCAGCGGTACGCCTCGCCGTTCGCGCAGCCGAGCGCGCTGCCCTGGCTCAGCGACACGGAGTGCGTGTATTCGCCGCTGGCGCACGCCGCGCACTGCCACCCGGTCAGCGCTTGCGCCCCCGCCGCGCTCGGCTCGGCCAGCGCTGCGTCCTCCCCCTCGGCCGTGCCGAGGCAGCCGGCGGCTCCCGTCAGGGCCACGACCAGCCCGAGCCCAGACACCCCCATCGTCCACCGCAAGAAGCTCTCCATGCTCGTCCTCCGATGCGATCCCGCGCCACCAACGACGTGATCCATGGAGAGGACACCGCAAGAGCGTAAGGGACGCAAGGGAAAGCGATATCCACCTGCTGGAGGCGAGCTGGGGAGCTTGCGAGATTTCGCCGCGCGTGGTCCTTCGGCGACATCTTCCCTGACGTAGCGGGCGCCGGGGGGCGTCGTTCATGGCTTCTCTCCCGAGACGAAGCCGCTCGCCGTTACAGGCGTCGCGCTCCCGAGGTTGAGCGTGCACAACTGGCCAGTGAGTGAATAGGAATAGCTTGAGCAGCTGGGGGCGTGTTCGCAATACAAGGCACACTTGCGGCTCTGATCGACCGACGGAGCGACAGTGAAGCTGCTTGACACGAGTCGGACGCCCACATTGCGGGTCATTCCTCCGGTATAGCTGATCTTGTTGAGGACCCAGTTCAGCCGGTACGTGATGCTCGTGTACTTCGTCTTCCACGTACCCCACTCGTCGACGCTCGAGGCTGCCACGCCGTGAACGACGTATCGGCCCGGCGTGCTCGCCCAGACCAGGAAGGGGCCTCCGGAGTCGCCATGGCTGGCGTTCGGCCAATCTGTCAAAAGGCGCCCGTCATTGACCAAGAAGTGCCCGTCATTCACGTTACTCGAATACGTGGCCTCAGAGAGCTTCCGCATATCCCAGTCGTCGTCGTTCGGCTGATTGTCGTGATATCCGATGCCGACCATGTAACCGGAAACATCATTGCCGGGGTAGCCCAGGGGGAGCAACGCCGGGCGCGTATAGCTCGGGATATCCGAGTCGAGCGTGAGTACCGCGATGTCGGCGAACTTGCCGTTGGTGTCCCGGCGGCCGTCATCCGAATGCGAGCCCAGCTCGACCCCGCTCGGTGCCACGGTCGCGACCACCGTGGCGAAGTCCCCCGTTGGCAGCGGACCGTCATAGAACGTCACCGTGGTGTCGCCCGCTGGCGGAACGCAGTGCGACGCCGACAGCACGTGCCGAGGGCCGACGATGACCCCCGTGCAGTCATCTACCCAGTCGATTCCGGGGGGGAACCACGATGGGTGCGTCTGAGTTGAGACTCGAACCGTCGATTTTGCCAGGGGGCTTTTGTCGGCAACGGGGGATTCGCCGTTCGTAAGTGCTCCAGCGTGCTCGTTCGTCAGCTCGGCGCCGAGGTGCGTGTCGGGGCCATTGGGGGCATCGAGGACGCATCCGGCGATGGAATAGGAGGCGGCGACAATGATCACTGCGAGTGATTTGTTCATGATGGCTCTCCGTCTTACGCATCGTGCTTCGGCAACAACCATGCCGGCGCGGGGCGACCGGTGATTGTCGCGTCGATCCACGTCGATTTCCGGGAAAATGTGGTCCTGGGGACGAGGGCGTGTGCGTCCGTCAAGCGTTGGATGGAGGCGACGGCCTCCAGCTGGTGGCTCCACCCATCAGCACAGTGGATATCCGTTCACGGGTCGGATCGGCAAGCGCATCAATTCGCGCGCTTGCAAGCCCGAGCGGGCCTGTGAGAACACGCTGGGTGGCCCTGCCCGATGCCGTGGACCGCGCGGACCAGCCTCAGCGCGAGCTGGCGTGGCGCCGCACCGCGCTTCTCGGCGCGCCCATGATCGACCTCGGCTCGACGCCGGCTGCCTGGCTCACGTGAGCACGGCCTGTCCGGTCAGGGGTTGGGTCGCTTCGGCCCCTGGAAGCAAACCACCCTGTCGGTCGCGACGCCATCGCCGTCCGCCGGGTGGCTGCAGGCGACGAGCTCGTCGTGCCCGCACCCGCGCACCTGGAACACGTCGAGATCGTCGAGCGTCTCCCTCGTCTCCGCGTCCTGCTCGGCGCGGTCTGCGTGCCACTTGGCGAGCCGTCCCGGGTCGTTCTTCACCTCGGCCGGCGGGGCCTCCCGCGGCGCGTCGCCGAGCACGACCGTGCTCCACTTGACGTCGTCACGCTCGCGCACCTCGACCCTGTCCTCCGGGCAGCTATACCTCTCCGCGAAGTCTTCGCGGGCGCCTGTCTTGAGGCGCTTGCAGCCGGCGCTGGAGAGCACGACCAAGACGGTCCAGAGGCAGATCGAGAGCACCGCTCGCATTGTCAAATGCTACACGCGCCAGTCTGCCGGCGGCAACTCGATCCACCAGCATGACAGGTGCTCCATCGGCCCCCGGCTGCGAAGAAGACGCTGTTCAACCACTCTCCATCGAGCAGGGGAGGTTCGCGAGCATACCGAGCTCGAGTTTCCGGCGACCGCTCGTCATCGCGCGGTGCTTCTGGCGGGACTGTTCCGCGGGGGCGAACCGGTGCGATCCGTCGCCCGCCCCGACTGAACGTCGAGCCCGCCGCTCGCGTCGACTCGCTGCCGAAGCCTTGCCGCTCGCCGGCTCCCGCAGGCTCTGCAGGCGCTCGTCCGGAGGCGTCGTGTCGAAAGGATGCGCTCCCGATGGCGCCTGG comes from Sorangium aterium and encodes:
- a CDS encoding trypsin-like serine protease: MNKSLAVIIVAASYSIAGCVLDAPNGPDTHLGAELTNEHAGALTNGESPVADKSPLAKSTVRVSTQTHPSWFPPGIDWVDDCTGVIVGPRHVLSASHCVPPAGDTTVTFYDGPLPTGDFATVVATVAPSGVELGSHSDDGRRDTNGKFADIAVLTLDSDIPSYTRPALLPLGYPGNDVSGYMVGIGYHDNQPNDDDWDMRKLSEATYSSNVNDGHFLVNDGRLLTDWPNASHGDSGGPFLVWASTPGRYVVHGVAASSVDEWGTWKTKYTSITYRLNWVLNKISYTGGMTRNVGVRLVSSSFTVAPSVDQSRKCALYCEHAPSCSSYSYSLTGQLCTLNLGSATPVTASGFVSGEKP